The sequence below is a genomic window from Lolium perenne isolate Kyuss_39 chromosome 7, Kyuss_2.0, whole genome shotgun sequence.
TCGATTCTCCCCGGCTGGTTTCTTCGGCTCCACTGGAGGATCCATCAACAGGGGCCTGTAGGAAAGGATGCAAGTGCGGTATGAACAAATTCTTTGGGAAGAAATACGGACAAGCGTCTGCGGGGTCTAAACCAACTTACACGCAAGCTTTCCTGGGCcggagctttacgcttcagggttttcctgACCGCTACCTTCCTCAccaccgtcctcgcctgagtcgaggctcggggggcaacgagCCCCGAAGACgctttgctcttggaagccgatttcggtgaaatcggctgaccctgcattatAACTTTCTTCAGGGGGGGCgaactctggcagaagagaaccactggtgccggaggaagaAAGACGAAAGGGGAGCCGTCGGCTTGTGTAGgagctgggccatcttgttgctgccaagaGAAGAAAGTCAGTTCACGGACAATCACCGTGAGGCAGTTACAAGAAATACTTAAGTGACGGTACCTGGTCGGCAGGGGGATCATATTCGGCGTCAAGCTCCTTCAGCTGCGGTCCTAGTGCCTTCCTGAAGACATGGGTTttccacatagaccaccaagttTCGAAACCGTCGGTGGTGGAGGAGAATTGGAGGTCGTGGGGAATTGGTATGaccagagcatcaaagaaggtataacacctttgggcggtgaggatgtcaggcagttcagctctacttgctgtcagatgatgaaggaagaagtgtggaggcacctgtccgagaccaagctgcCGAGCCGCTACTACTggttgataacactcataacctggcttgatgatccggtttgaggtgctcatgccaacagggagaaagcaaggacgaatcatgagggAGTACAAGTGCTGTGTGccggcgtcatcggcaaagtcgtCCAATCGGAAAGAGACGGGGTTTTCAAAATTTGCCGATTCGGTATAAGGGTGGAACAGGGGGTTGTCTAAACCTTGGtagaaaatcttaaaccaccctgctgcttctttGGGGATCAATCTGCTACCCGGGAGAccatacagggcttggccgtagctggtgcatcgaatttccTTGCCATTTTCATCCGGAAAGGTACAGTTAGTCAGCGAtgggaagtctgggatttggCTTTGAAAATATAGTTGGGCCCACAGTTGAATGAACCACCAGGGaccgccagttttaactgtcttgcgggtgaacagtttgacagacatcagttgaagggatcgataAATCTCTCCAAGGAATAACTTGCCTAgaccaagttgggtgcctttggcgagttcataggctagggagaggtaattcttggtaggagcaagtgacggaccacagaatatgaagtgctccaaccagaagttcaagaaggctgtgtgctccctctctgttactgagcctttggttttcatataacgattgagataagcaccccagctggtacactcttttttagaggagagACTGAAAAGGAGGTCGTCTGATTTCGACTATCGGCAGAACAGTTGGCTGGGAACGCTTCTTCAGTATTGAAAGAAGAGACAAGAGGCATTGCAACGGTGATGCCACGACATGGCCCGACGAGAGAAGAACATGATGATTTTGGAAAtaatatttccaaaaccaggggggcatgtgttatcaccggaatttaaccgagtcagaggtgggccgcgatcaagatggtctGAAGATGTATATATATGGAGGAATACGTAGATCGGCCTTTTATACCAAGTTGGGCTtaatggcccgtgtatctgtaacatattagatcgTGTTTTAGTTTAGAGATAGAATCTTACTCGTGCACGATTTAGTGCAcgtccacattagaaagtcccctggactataaatatgtacctagggtttatggaataaacaacaactcacgttcaaccccaaaaacaaaccaatctcggcgcatcgccaactccttcgtctcgagggtttctatcaggtaagcgacatgctgcctagatcgcatcttgcgatctaggcagcacaagccccacgttgttcatgcgttgctcgtactgaagcgcttttgatggcgagcaacgtagttatcattagatgtgttagggttagcattgttcttcgtttaagcatgcttacgtagtgcaaccctcgcatatctagccgtcctcacgcctatctcaggtgtgggggcggcaccccgcttgatcattatttagtagatctgatccgttacgattgctccttgttctacaaggattagtttaatatctgcaatagtttggccttacaaagggggggaggatcctgtggcacgtagggtggcgttcgcaagtcctaaacgggatgttcctaggatcaacttcatgttggttttctggccttgtttaggatcggcttacgagcaccgtgcgtggccatctggcccaacctggagtaggatgatccgattatgtggtgaaaaccctaaatcgtcgtagatctcattagctttatcttgatcaagcaggaccaccaagtattcgtacaccccgtacggatcatgggtggatcggctctttgagccgattcacaggataacctgagagccgatcgaggctcgtatttaacgtttacatgtatgccctgcaggaaactaagcgaggcaatctcatcaccttcctgaccaggtataggtcaggtggcacgcccttgcacttcgcaacgccgcgtgtgaccagaagagcattgcgggccgtcgctcggaggggtctcagccagccgcagctctaggctccccccggctctacagtgttgacaaggccgctgcccgccggtgggttttggcagtcaacagttaaaaattaagatttttatgtggttcttaAGTAATAAGGTGTTATTAACTAAGGACAACCTAGCTAAACGAcattggaatgggtgtacaaaatgtgttttctgtggtGAACAGGAGACTATCCAACACCTTTTTATTGAATGTCCTTTAGCTAAACTCTTATGGCGTACGATTAATTTTACCTATGATCTTCCACCTCCcaccaatattactaatatgtttggtaattggttaaatagAGTAGATAGACAATCCAAAGCGTATATCCGTattggggtttctgctttatgttggtctatctgGAGGACCAGGAACGatataatttttaataaaaaaccctcttttcatttcttgcaggttatccatatggtttcccattggGTTCAGCTTTGGGCTCTGCTTTCTccggagggacagcgggatgctatggttactggatgcacacgtctcctgatggtcgctcaggatatcttgtgccaggctggttggcgacATACTAGAAGGATATGTTGAGTGTCATCTTAGTATGTTATTTTTTCGAAGGAtgatttttgtatcaatcctTCATGTTGCGTGAGTTGTAAGACTTGATTACTTGAattttaataaaaggccgtgtgcatcaccacgatgcagaagccgggatatattcccatttcgaaaaaaaacacGCCAAGTTGGAGGGCAAACATGGACCGCGTCAATGCCAACTTCCTGAGTAGTACAAAAAAACCCTTCGTGGACTGTCTGAAAAATACCAATCAAAAAATAAATTAATGACAAATGCGCCCACAAAAAAGGAAACTGCGTGCGGACACTTGGATATTTTGAGGAATTCAAACGATTTGCATAGTGATTTCGGAGATTGAAATCTTCAGGAATTTTCCTGATGTTGTTTTATTTGGAAGGGATTTTTTAAGCAATTCTTCGTTCTTTCTCCATCCATGAAAGGATGTTAGaggtttatctaaatttggatgtatctatcaCTAAAGTGTGTCTAGATATACCTAAATTTAGACAACCTTGCGACATTCTTTTATTGACAGAGGTAGAACTTTACTAGATTTCATagaaaatctagcatcaactcaaACCTTATTTTTTCCTGCGATAGAATCAAACAAACTTTGATGCACATGAAATTCAGTAGAATTAGAGTGAGCGTGACCTATTATTCGCTTCAGCAATCTGGAACCTAGAAGTTGACCAGGAATCCGACTAGTCTGATTGCAACGATGGAGAAGCATCGACTCTTCCCTGCGTATCACGGCTCACCTCACATGGACGGACAGGACGGAGCTCCTCGTGGAAAGCGTTGGCCAAAGATAGGCAAAGTCCCAAACCCATGTCCCGTTGTCCATCACATGGATGGGACGGAGCGTTGGAGCCCCGGGGTCGTGATCTAGCCTGTGGGAGAACTATGCACCTCTGCACTCGTGTTGAAACACGGGATCCGTGGGAGTATATCACTTCAGAAGTCATGCATAATAAGCAGTATGCCGTAGATTTTGCATTTACAGATTCTTAGCTCCAGTAGGTTGTGTGCAGCAAACAATCAGAGGCGACCTGCAGCAACTGGATAAAGAAGCTAACAACTTTTCAAATTTACCAATCAATACAGCCGAGTACAACGCACCGACGAAGGGGAAAATTGTGGCTGACACTATTCAGTGATCATCACACGAAACTTCAGAAGTCAAGATGCATACAGAATTTCCAGAGCGCAGAGCACCATTTTCTTGACGCGATTGCGGTGTATATTACAGCACAACAAGTAGAGCTACATACCATACCGAATCAGCCTTCTACGGAAGACATGTCCCAGCATGGGGCGTTTCCACCGGAGCAAAAcatcagcaaaaaaaaaaaaaaaaacacaataCCCACAAGGGTCAACCACATATGCTTCCTATTGTACGTACCACGGATGTAAGATAATGTGAGATGTACATTACATGGTCTGTTCATCCTGCCTCAGTTCTGAACTTCACCCCCCTTCCGTTTAGTGGTGGTGCTTCGGGGCCTAGCTGATCGGTTGGTTCGTGACAGCCGCCTATCCTCCTGCTCTTGCTTGCCCTCTAGCTGCTCCGATGAAACTTCGGTGGTGGTTTCTGGCCACGGCGTGCGCTTGGCAGGAATGACAACTTCCAAAGGTGGCTCAATTACCCAACTGCAAAGGAAGTTATTACAGCTTAAGAAGGAAAATTCAACATACTTCATATGGACGAGAAGAAAAAGTATGAGCAAAAAGTCTGATAAGTAGCAGAATATTACGTTTGACTGCAATGAAATCAAGAGTATCTGTGAAAACCTTTTACTGTTTTCATGTTTCTACGGAGGGAGAAGATGAATTTAAAAACAGACTCACATGATGAATGGGTTATTTTTTCGTAGTATTTTAAGGACCTGTTCTTAAACCATGTAATTATACCATGCTCAATTACATGAAACATTTGAATCCAAAATTCAAACGCACGTCATGGCAACAATATATTGATACTTCTTTGTCATCAAATTGCCATGTGGCAGTGGCACCATGCCAACAGAACAGATCAATCTTAAATCGTTACATAAAAACAGAAATATACTGCAGTTATTAAATATTATACTACCTGTCCATAACAGGATGTCTTAACTTTGTTAAAATATAAAcgtgttttagtgtgtagatacatgcaaatttagacaaagttgAGAATCCTTATATGGACAGACGGAGTATTACGTTGGCTCTAATGCCCACCAAGGGACAAGTGGGGGTGGCTGCAGATTAATGCATCCAACACACACACAGATGCTACTTAATAGAACTGTCGTCTGTTGGGTCAACCTAAGTCGTTACTTCAGCACTTTCAATGAAGTGGAATAACAAAAATAGTATAGCATTAAATGTATAGACATTCATGGAAAGAGAAACAACATCTGTTCTATTTGGAGTGTATATCCGAATCTATTTCCTTCGCAGACAAGAATTAGTGTTGCAAATTTAAAATTAGTACGAAAATGAAAGCCAAGTAAAATGGCCCCGGTGATTACCTTAACAGTATTACAAGTAAAAGTATAAACCACACAAGAAATCCAAGACCACAATGTAAATCTTCAACCAAACAGTCAATGGACTTCTAATTGAGTTCTTAAAGAATTTTCATGAACCGGTAATAGATAGGATGTGATGGGATGACAGTCAATGGACTTCTAATTCACATGTGATGGGATCAACACAACTCAGCCCAATGCAACCATACTAAATATGGCCAATGCTGGAGCCAGGAAAATTCTGGAGCCTAGGCAATAGCACAAAATTAACTATCTGGTTGTCCAAGATACACCGGTATAGATAAGCGAATACTACTATTTCTCAAACACCAGTCTATCAATATCTTTATTAACATAAGGTTCAAAGATGTAACTACAGAATTTAACAGAAACCCAACTCTAAGGACAAGCTAATTGATACAGATATTCGAGCAATTGATCTTGTACAAAATTACATTGCTAGACAAAGAGGCAAAGTGGTGTATCAACATGAGGTACTTAAATTAGTAGACGCCATGTCAAATCAGTATGGACGTTATGGCAAACTAAGGAAACGATTTTGCAAATAATTACAGTACTAGATTTGTtagtatgaagtagcaaaacaaatACAATAGACAGCAACCAAAGGAGAAAATGACTGTTGCCAAACCTATAGAGCTCTTCATCACCATCAACTTTACAACAAACCAACCTAATTAACAGAAGGTGTTCTCTGTGATCTGAGATGTGTTTAACATAATATTGGGCAGAAGGTGAAGTTCTTTTTTCAATAACATGAGAAAATGATAAGTGTGCTATAAAACACCATACAGTAATACTTTGTATGAACAAAAAGCAGGGTAGTTAAAATGGTCAGCAAAACGTAACGAGAAGGCCTAAAACACATCATACCCTGGTGGAAACTTGCTGTCGGCCCGGGCTTCAACACGGAGCCACCACAGCAGGATCTTCTTCCCGCAATTGCCCAACGGCTCAACGAAGGACGCATCATTGAGGAGAGTGAGCGGGTTCTCAATCTCCTCCCCATTCTCCCCCACAGCATCAAGGTCTTTCACCCAGTCGGGCTTGCCCTCGGCCTCCTTCCACAGCATCCTGGAGTTGATGACGAACCCGGCCCACTCGAGGCCCCTGGGCAGCACGGGCGCGGCCTCGCCGACCACGGCGGCGGTCTTCCCGGAGAAGGGCAGCGTGTTGAAGGTGTGCCACCCCGCCAGCTGCCCGGACGCGTTGCAGGCGGGGCCCTGCACCGGGAGCGGCATGCTCTTCCTGTCCTCCTCGGTGAGGCGCGGCTGCTCGGCGGCGCCCGTGTGCGCGAGGATGCCCACGGACACGGCGGCCATCCACTGCACCTTCTGCGCCTCGTCGAAGAGCTCCATGCTGTGCACGTTGCTGTCGTCCGCGAACAGCACCACTCCGTCCATCTTCCTCTCCCGGATCACGCTGCGCGAGCAAGGAAACGGATGATGATTGGTAAGTCAAGTCGGAAGTAGCTAGGGAGCATACCGTAGTGCGTGCAGTCGCATGCGGTTCTCGGTGGTGTGGCGCTCGGCCCATTCGAGGGGCATGCGGTCGGGGAAGGGGAGGTGGACGACGGTGAGGCCGGAGCGGGCGAGGAGCGCGGCGGTGGCGTTGGTGACGCCGCCGGCCTCGACGACGAGCCAGGTGAGCGGGTAGGGCACGTTGCGGAGCGAGTGGAGGAGGCCGGTGAGGTGGAGCGCCTGGAAGGCGCGGTGGTAGGTGGGCGTGACGGCGAGCACGTGGCGCGGCTCGCGGACGCCGTACCAGCGGCGCTGCTCCTCCTGCACGCGGTCCATGATGCGGTGCGCGCGCATGACCTCGACGGGGTCCGGGTGCGGCCAGGGCCGGATCCGGATCCCGTGGCGGCCCACGACGACGTGGCTCTGCGTGGCCTCGTCGAGGGGGGCGGTGGTGGTGAGGTTGGTGGAGGGGGGTGGGGGCGTGGACGGGTTGAAGGAGAGCGTgaaggtgttggtggtggtggtggtggtggttgtggtggtggtggtggtggtgatggcgcGGAGGACGGCCGACTTGTTGTTGTTGGAGGCGGCGTAGAGGGCGCTGCTGGAGAAgagcaggaagaagaggaggcgGGAGAAGCGGAAGCCGAGGAAGAGCGAGATTAGGCAGCAGAGCGCGTGGAGGAGGAACCAGAAGGTGGAGGAGGAGCTGGACTTCGCTGCGCCGTCGGAGGCCGGCGGGGCCTCGGCGCCGCCGGCGGAggagcgggcggcggaggaggccgccGCCGAGCGCCGCAGCTGGCTCTGCGGCAGCAGCGACTTCATCATCGCCGCCGGATCTGGTCTCCTGCCGCTTCAGCCGCCGCCAGCGTCCCGTGAATCGATTCAACCGATCGTAATCGGTCGCCGGTGGATGGGTTTTGAGGGAGGGGGAACACGGGGGGAGGTTGGTGGTGGGTGAAGTGCGGTGCACGAAAGAGCGGGTGCGGTGGGCTGCCCCGGCTCAGCTATCGTTGGTCAGTGTGGAAAGGGAAGGGATAGGTTTGGTGCCGGACGGGGACGGAAGCGTGGAGCGGAGGAAGGAGGGCGACGCGGAACGGGTCGGGTTGGACCGGGCCGGGGCCGGCAACGGCCGCTCGGGACGCCAGGGTTTCTGCGCGTGTTCGGCGACGCCTTGTCATTTCCTCCTTCCGCCTCGCTGCACAGTTTTAAACCATTTTTTCCTGCCTAATTTTGTGTAGTATGGTTTTTTGAGGTACCGGTTTTTTTCTTTCGTCACGTTTACAATCATTGACGCGGATGCAAAGCGGGCGTCGGCGAGGTTCACGGTTTGCGCCAGGCTGCCAGCGGCGTTTGACTTCCGGCCGTACTGTCGGTTTAGTTAGGCGACTTGTTTTTGACCTCGTGACTCGTTGCTGCCTTGCTGGTTTGTGTTTTCTTGTCTTCGTTTTGAGCTATTGGTTTGTAATTTTGCAACAGATAAGAGGGGATTCGCCTAGGTTTTTATGTGGGATTTTGATAgcgttagagcaagtacaataagttttAATCAGGTGATTATaaagattaaaataatatattgctATCTAGTTGAAGGAGAgaaaggaggagagagaagataaGTAGGCTCTCATGCAAgaaccagctctagcacgtgctcctagaaactttgtgagagtgaatggTGGGTCATGGACTGATAAAGTAGTACAATTCTATAGCTCACTATTGGGCTATATGTTAGATACAAATGACATGACACATGGCACATGGCTTATAGCCAACAGTTGGCTCTACTGTTGGATTTGCTCTTATGGGCATATACCTCCACACACACACTCGTGCCATGTTCACACGATTGGCGCATCTGGCCTAGACCATGCTCGGAGAGTCCTCCCCATCTAAAAAAAACAGCCTAATGGGAGGATGACTACTCTCCCTTATAAGTTACATGTAACACCCTTCCAATACCGAGATAGGAGTAATGTAACACCCTTCCAATACCGAGATAGGAGTAATGTAACACCCTTCCAATACCGAGATGGGAGTAAAGTCAACGGCAACAATGGTATCCTAACATCTCATCCCCCTACGAACATAGGAAGGTCTACCATCCCTCTTCCCCAAGCAGCCGCCCGTGCTTTCGGtcggccaataaggctaatttttGCCTCTAGTTCATATGTATTTGATAAAAAGTTAACACACTAAGCTATTTTGCACAGGCTTCAAATTTTTCTTGGATCCGACTATGCCTAGGAAGCCCCCCAGGCGGGCATCGTGACGCTAGCTCTGATAGCAATTGTTAGCGTTCCGAGCCCACCTCCACACACTCGTGCCGTGTTTAGCCGTTTGGCGTATCCAGCCTAACCCGTAAGCGGAGAGCCCTCTCCATACCAAAAGATCGGCCTGATGAGAGGATGGTTACTCTCGCTTATAAGCTACCTGTAGCCCCTTCCACTAGTGAGGTGGAACTAAGTTCACCAGCAACGTTGTTACCCTAACAAGTTTGGGTATTTCTATTCCAAATTTCGAGCAAAAGTGGAACAACAAATATGATTATATGAAAATGAACTATGGGGTATGAGTGCGACACACATGTGATTCTTCTCTATTTTACTGATGGTCAAATTTTTGCTCACCTAATATGCTCTCATTTGCTTCCTTTCGTCTTCGTGTTTAGCGGTGGCAAGCTCGAGATGAAGGCGA
It includes:
- the LOC127312363 gene encoding probable beta-1,4-xylosyltransferase IRX14 is translated as MMKSLLPQSQLRRSAAASSAARSSAGGAEAPPASDGAAKSSSSSTFWFLLHALCCLISLFLGFRFSRLLFFLLFSSSALYAASNNNKSAVLRAITTTTTTTTTTTTTTNTFTLSFNPSTPPPPSTNLTTTAPLDEATQSHVVVGRHGIRIRPWPHPDPVEVMRAHRIMDRVQEEQRRWYGVREPRHVLAVTPTYHRAFQALHLTGLLHSLRNVPYPLTWLVVEAGGVTNATAALLARSGLTVVHLPFPDRMPLEWAERHTTENRMRLHALRVIRERKMDGVVLFADDSNVHSMELFDEAQKVQWMAAVSVGILAHTGAAEQPRLTEEDRKSMPLPVQGPACNASGQLAGWHTFNTLPFSGKTAAVVGEAAPVLPRGLEWAGFVINSRMLWKEAEGKPDWVKDLDAVGENGEEIENPLTLLNDASFVEPLGNCGKKILLWWLRVEARADSKFPPGWVIEPPLEVVIPAKRTPWPETTTEVSSEQLEGKQEQEDRRLSRTNRSARPRSTTTKRKGGEVQN